One genomic segment of Halalkalicoccus jeotgali B3 includes these proteins:
- a CDS encoding DUF4177 domain-containing protein, with protein MSRHQYDESDTYWEYETLRPPRGDTKKEAEDPKAEINELAADGWRLVETIDYTSGGTKYLVFERPVRNNDDRFEDEHSA; from the coding sequence ATGAGTCGTCACCAATACGATGAATCCGACACATACTGGGAATACGAAACGCTCAGACCGCCCCGAGGCGATACCAAGAAAGAAGCCGAGGACCCAAAAGCCGAGATAAACGAACTCGCTGCTGATGGGTGGCGACTCGTCGAAACAATCGACTACACGAGTGGCGGGACCAAATATCTCGTCTTCGAACGTCCCGTTCGAAATAACGATGATCGGTTCGAGGACGAGCACTCTGCATGA
- a CDS encoding potassium channel family protein, which yields MDGIDSTELGNRWQRRTIYYALVLVLIIIAYAVLYHTGMVALEGEDVTFLHSLQVVVETFTTTGYGSDAPWDHPWMNVLVIVMDLTGVGLIFLALPLLLFPLFEEAISTTPPVELENDLADHVIICAFSPRTEVLINELVARDVDYVIVESDTDRATRLHEDGHPVINRNAESVEGLRAAQLSTARALIVDVDDETNTSIILTAKEVAGNVQVISTVEDPEREHYHQLAGADTVLTPRLLLGQSLAAKVTSGISAELSNVIEITEDFELAELPVQRDSDLVGRTIADSRIREQTGVNLLGAWSRGWFESPPSPTMTIDESTVLLAAGREEQLQRLKERTRSTLRPPTAGETILVGYGETGRAIGEVLHERGVTYTVLDALDMPDVDVVGDATKPENVLEAGISNARTVVLALPEDATTEVTTLVSRDLNPAVEIVARAEQMENVTKIYRAGADYVLSLATVSGRMLATTVIEDEEVISLNTQIEVVRTPASRLAGQRLEDTRIRSRTGCTVVGVERTGDVITDLGPEFRIEADDLLIVAGTDEGVNQFTEILE from the coding sequence ATGGACGGTATCGACTCGACGGAGCTAGGGAACCGCTGGCAGCGACGAACTATCTATTACGCCCTCGTGCTCGTTCTTATTATAATCGCGTATGCGGTCTTATACCACACGGGGATGGTCGCTTTGGAGGGTGAGGATGTAACGTTTCTCCACTCGCTACAGGTCGTCGTTGAAACATTTACGACCACAGGATATGGCTCTGACGCCCCCTGGGACCATCCCTGGATGAACGTACTGGTTATCGTCATGGATCTAACTGGCGTCGGTCTGATCTTTCTCGCACTGCCACTGCTTCTGTTTCCACTCTTCGAAGAAGCGATCTCGACAACGCCACCGGTCGAACTTGAGAACGATCTCGCGGATCATGTCATCATCTGTGCGTTCTCTCCGCGCACCGAGGTCCTCATCAATGAACTTGTCGCGCGGGATGTCGACTACGTAATCGTCGAGTCCGACACGGATCGTGCGACGAGACTCCATGAAGACGGTCACCCGGTGATCAACCGAAACGCCGAATCCGTCGAGGGTCTCAGGGCAGCACAGCTCTCAACCGCCCGGGCGTTGATTGTGGACGTAGACGACGAGACCAATACCAGTATCATTCTAACAGCAAAGGAGGTCGCCGGAAACGTACAGGTAATCAGTACTGTTGAGGATCCGGAGCGAGAGCACTATCATCAACTGGCTGGTGCCGATACCGTTCTCACCCCTCGATTACTGCTCGGGCAGAGTCTTGCAGCGAAGGTGACCTCAGGCATCTCGGCGGAGTTGAGCAATGTAATCGAAATCACGGAGGACTTCGAACTTGCGGAGCTCCCCGTTCAGCGTGACAGCGACCTTGTCGGTCGGACTATCGCTGACAGCAGGATTCGTGAGCAAACCGGTGTGAATCTCCTTGGGGCCTGGTCCCGAGGGTGGTTTGAGAGTCCCCCATCACCGACAATGACAATCGATGAGAGCACCGTCCTGCTGGCTGCTGGTCGAGAAGAGCAACTCCAGCGACTAAAAGAACGGACACGCTCAACGCTGCGACCGCCGACTGCTGGAGAGACGATCCTCGTCGGATATGGAGAAACGGGTAGAGCCATCGGGGAGGTGCTTCATGAGAGAGGCGTCACATACACCGTCCTCGACGCCCTTGATATGCCGGATGTCGATGTTGTCGGGGATGCGACCAAACCCGAGAACGTGCTTGAAGCCGGTATCTCGAACGCACGGACCGTCGTTCTGGCGCTCCCAGAAGACGCGACGACGGAGGTCACAACACTCGTCAGTCGGGATCTCAATCCAGCGGTGGAGATCGTCGCTCGAGCAGAGCAAATGGAGAACGTCACGAAGATCTACCGGGCAGGCGCCGATTACGTACTATCGTTAGCAACCGTCAGCGGCCGAATGTTGGCCACGACAGTTATCGAGGACGAGGAGGTCATCTCGTTGAACACCCAGATCGAGGTCGTTCGAACGCCAGCCTCGCGGCTGGCCGGCCAACGATTAGAAGATACCCGGATCCGATCGCGTACGGGTTGTACGGTCGTCGGAGTGGAACGGACTGGAGACGTGATTACAGACCTCGGTCCCGAGTTCCGGATTGAGGCGGATGACCTGCTGATCGTCGCCGGGACCGACGAGGGGGTGAATCAATTCACCGAGATACTAGAGTGA
- a CDS encoding sodium:solute symporter family protein has product MSLIIYGLIGIIAVMLGVGLYVSQKVKGDSINYIVAGRGLILPLAAATLMAQSLDTNATLGNTDLVASAGFWAGAALPVGLALALFLTGLFFAKPMNRMNLTTLPDFFRRKYGRTVEVIASVIMSVAYAFLLAGNLVAGGYLFEIFVGTSFTTGVVAIATIVLVYTIAGGLFAVAYTDVIQAGVALVGSLALIVFITTQYGLTIPSGMGPTNVGQLTDPSQGAYINLATIVALGLGDIVAIDFMERVFAADDPETAQKACFIGSAGTLIIGIPFSVVALSANSILASIGVESGSQAMLYTLLQNAVPPWLAVIVLGGIVAASFSTSDGAILGTSAVIARNIGGIRVDENGTTDDAVAADGGFLGTESDKLLTVTRLMSIPITLLGIFFALRLSATGMLLVLAFDIMLAGALVPMVMGLYWPDMANTPAALASMLSGSLTRLVLFVLVPTTYAYENTLLYIPNGIFTASFDGLPTFIAAGVSLVTFIGVAYATKDRYDARTLDREGRRTIVAGGDDE; this is encoded by the coding sequence ATGAGCCTAATCATCTACGGGCTGATCGGAATCATCGCTGTGATGTTGGGAGTGGGGCTGTACGTCTCACAAAAGGTCAAGGGAGACAGCATCAACTACATCGTCGCTGGGCGGGGGTTGATCCTACCACTGGCCGCCGCGACGCTGATGGCCCAGTCGCTGGATACGAACGCGACGCTCGGGAATACGGATCTGGTCGCCTCGGCCGGGTTCTGGGCGGGAGCGGCACTACCAGTTGGATTGGCACTCGCTTTGTTCCTCACTGGGCTGTTTTTCGCCAAGCCGATGAATCGGATGAACCTGACCACACTCCCCGATTTCTTCCGTCGCAAGTACGGCCGGACCGTCGAGGTGATTGCAAGCGTTATCATGTCCGTCGCCTACGCTTTCCTGCTTGCGGGGAACCTCGTCGCTGGCGGCTACCTCTTCGAGATCTTCGTGGGCACGAGTTTCACGACCGGTGTCGTCGCCATCGCCACGATCGTGCTGGTCTACACGATCGCGGGCGGGCTGTTCGCGGTCGCCTACACCGACGTGATCCAAGCCGGCGTCGCGCTCGTTGGCTCGCTCGCCCTCATCGTGTTCATCACGACCCAGTACGGGCTCACCATTCCCTCGGGGATGGGACCGACGAACGTCGGCCAGCTCACCGATCCGAGCCAGGGGGCCTACATCAACCTCGCCACCATCGTCGCCCTCGGTCTGGGCGACATCGTCGCCATCGACTTCATGGAGCGGGTGTTCGCCGCCGACGACCCCGAGACGGCCCAGAAGGCGTGTTTCATCGGCTCGGCGGGCACTCTGATCATCGGGATCCCCTTTTCGGTCGTCGCGCTGTCGGCGAACTCGATTCTCGCCTCGATCGGCGTTGAATCTGGCAGTCAGGCCATGCTGTACACACTATTGCAGAACGCGGTGCCACCGTGGCTGGCGGTGATCGTCCTCGGGGGGATCGTTGCAGCCTCCTTTTCGACGAGCGACGGGGCGATTCTTGGCACATCGGCGGTTATCGCGCGTAACATCGGCGGTATCCGCGTCGACGAGAATGGTACAACCGATGACGCAGTCGCGGCCGACGGTGGCTTCCTCGGTACTGAGAGTGACAAACTCCTGACTGTCACGCGGCTGATGTCGATCCCGATCACTTTGCTGGGGATCTTCTTCGCGCTTCGACTGTCGGCGACGGGAATGCTACTCGTGCTAGCTTTCGATATCATGCTCGCAGGCGCGCTAGTGCCGATGGTGATGGGATTGTACTGGCCGGACATGGCGAATACACCTGCAGCGCTGGCCTCGATGCTCTCGGGATCGCTAACCCGTCTGGTTCTGTTCGTGCTCGTTCCGACGACTTACGCCTATGAGAATACCTTGCTATATATCCCGAACGGCATCTTTACAGCCTCCTTCGATGGGCTCCCGACGTTTATCGCCGCGGGCGTGAGCCTCGTGACGTTCATCGGCGTCGCCTACGCCACGAAAGACCGGTACGATGCCCGGACCCTTGATCGGGAGGGGCGGCGGACCATCGTCGCCGGCGGTGACGACGAGTAA
- a CDS encoding PadR family transcriptional regulator produces the protein MHDLTGCQRDLLYVVAGKDEPNGLAIKETLEDYTGTEIHHGRLYPNLDTLVDKGLVEKGEVDRRSNYYRITSRGQRELTARHEWENQYIRDSSSVEATTD, from the coding sequence ATGCACGATTTGACCGGATGCCAACGGGATCTCCTCTATGTGGTTGCTGGGAAGGACGAACCGAATGGCCTCGCGATCAAAGAGACACTAGAAGACTATACTGGAACGGAGATTCATCATGGCCGCCTCTATCCGAATCTCGATACACTCGTGGACAAAGGGCTGGTTGAAAAAGGTGAAGTGGACCGTCGATCGAATTATTACCGGATAACATCTCGGGGCCAGCGCGAGCTTACTGCGCGCCATGAGTGGGAAAATCAGTACATCCGTGACTCCAGTAGCGTTGAAGCGACGACTGATTGA
- a CDS encoding acyl-CoA dehydrogenase family protein, with translation MDLLDESIVPERARDVKQEAQDFAQQHIAPNAEEYYRTGEYPWEILEAGQEAELVAQDITEDYGGRGFDIAEMLALVEEFFRADPGIGLTLRLASFGSQLVERHGTEKQHEEFLRPVAEGKQITGLAVSEPETGSDLAGMTTRAEKDGDEWVLNGEKYWVGNAVEADWLTVYAKTDDSDHRYSNYSLFIVPTDTDGYEAEHIPEKMAFRASKQGHITFDNCRIPSQNLVGTENEGFYKLVEFFNDERVVVGGHGLGMAAAAIEETWEFVHDREAFGKNVSDFQAVQHDLADMRIDFESARAVNWRAANKALRGEDTSLWGAIVKTKSTETAVTCAERGMQLHGGRSILTDRRIARIYRDCRIPVIYEGANEIQRNLVYSQQLNRQKQL, from the coding sequence ATGGACTTATTGGATGAATCTATCGTACCGGAGCGAGCTCGTGACGTGAAACAAGAAGCACAAGATTTCGCTCAACAGCACATCGCCCCCAATGCAGAGGAGTATTACAGAACAGGAGAGTATCCCTGGGAAATCCTGGAAGCGGGTCAGGAAGCGGAACTCGTCGCGCAAGATATTACCGAGGATTACGGCGGTCGCGGATTCGATATTGCGGAAATGCTCGCACTCGTAGAGGAGTTCTTCCGGGCTGACCCCGGCATTGGGCTCACATTACGACTAGCAAGTTTCGGTAGTCAACTCGTTGAGAGACATGGAACCGAGAAACAGCACGAAGAATTCTTGCGTCCAGTTGCGGAAGGCAAACAGATCACTGGACTCGCAGTTTCAGAGCCTGAGACGGGAAGTGACCTCGCAGGAATGACTACTCGTGCCGAAAAGGACGGCGATGAGTGGGTGTTGAATGGCGAGAAATACTGGGTTGGCAATGCCGTTGAGGCTGACTGGCTCACGGTCTATGCAAAGACGGACGACTCTGATCATCGCTACTCAAACTATTCGTTGTTTATCGTCCCGACCGATACGGATGGCTACGAGGCAGAGCATATCCCGGAAAAGATGGCATTCCGCGCGAGCAAACAGGGACATATCACCTTTGACAACTGTAGAATCCCTAGCCAAAATCTCGTTGGGACGGAAAACGAAGGCTTCTACAAGCTTGTAGAATTCTTTAATGATGAACGAGTCGTCGTCGGGGGTCACGGACTCGGGATGGCAGCGGCCGCCATCGAGGAGACGTGGGAGTTCGTCCACGATCGTGAAGCGTTCGGAAAGAATGTGAGTGATTTCCAAGCTGTGCAACACGATCTTGCGGATATGCGAATCGACTTTGAAAGCGCTAGAGCAGTAAACTGGCGAGCAGCCAATAAGGCATTGCGGGGAGAGGATACCAGCTTATGGGGCGCAATTGTAAAAACCAAATCGACAGAGACAGCCGTAACATGTGCCGAGCGTGGAATGCAACTGCATGGTGGCCGATCAATATTAACTGATCGTCGGATCGCTCGTATTTATCGAGATTGTCGGATTCCAGTTATCTATGAAGGCGCAAATGAGATTCAACGTAATTTAGTTTATAGTCAACAATTAAACCGTCAGAAACAATTGTAA
- a CDS encoding alpha/beta fold hydrolase — protein sequence MGTLQRTANSDLETEPGTVGPITGKYVHVDVDRIDYRIYVEESGPDDGIPLLCQHTAGCNNQEWRHLLANDDITDKFRVIAYDLPFHGKFVPPTSNDWWDEDYELDVEQFAATIVSIADALDLEDLIYMGSSMGGNITLELDDWYPDRFRALIGLECGAYSPGFHIDWLDHPHVNTTEVNAYSCWGLMAKQSPEQTHRETMYLYEQGATGVFKGDLYYYSVDHDAYNRE from the coding sequence GTGGGAACACTACAAAGAACGGCCAACAGCGACCTGGAAACTGAACCAGGGACGGTCGGGCCGATCACCGGCAAGTACGTTCACGTCGATGTCGATAGAATTGATTATCGAATTTATGTCGAAGAAAGCGGACCAGACGATGGGATTCCACTCCTCTGTCAGCATACGGCTGGCTGTAATAATCAAGAATGGCGGCATCTCCTCGCAAATGACGATATTACTGACAAGTTTCGGGTGATTGCATACGATCTACCCTTCCACGGGAAATTCGTTCCACCAACCAGTAACGACTGGTGGGACGAAGACTACGAATTGGATGTCGAACAGTTTGCCGCGACGATCGTCAGTATCGCTGATGCGCTCGATCTTGAGGACCTGATCTATATGGGCTCAAGTATGGGTGGCAACATTACGTTGGAGCTGGATGACTGGTATCCGGATCGGTTCCGAGCGTTGATCGGACTCGAATGTGGCGCGTACAGTCCCGGCTTCCATATCGATTGGCTCGATCATCCCCACGTCAATACGACAGAGGTCAACGCGTATTCCTGCTGGGGATTGATGGCCAAACAGAGTCCAGAACAGACCCATCGAGAGACGATGTATCTGTACGAACAAGGCGCGACAGGCGTGTTCAAAGGCGATCTCTACTACTACTCGGTCGATCACGACGCCTATAATCGGGAGTGA
- a CDS encoding DUF5518 domain-containing protein, with the protein MTNWRSVGIGFVLQVVFGIIAFAFVGVGTVIAGFLAGLVSAYFTNHGARAGAWHSLLSGALGGIIVAIIGGIAISLLGFALGSSGLGALFGGSVVAIGVLIAFLTVIPSSVGGAIGRYVN; encoded by the coding sequence ATGACTAATTGGCGCTCCGTCGGTATCGGGTTCGTTTTGCAAGTAGTGTTTGGAATCATCGCGTTTGCGTTCGTAGGGGTCGGAACCGTCATCGCTGGGTTTCTCGCTGGCCTCGTTTCGGCCTACTTCACCAATCATGGTGCCAGAGCCGGTGCGTGGCACTCGCTCCTCTCCGGCGCTCTTGGAGGGATTATTGTTGCAATCATCGGGGGTATCGCTATCTCTCTCCTCGGCTTCGCACTTGGCTCATCAGGACTAGGGGCACTGTTCGGCGGCAGTGTAGTGGCTATTGGGGTTCTGATCGCATTTCTTACCGTGATCCCGAGTTCGGTCGGTGGGGCAATCGGCAGGTACGTCAACTGA
- a CDS encoding long-chain-fatty-acid--CoA ligase — MTNLLTTIEETVEASPEATAIGFENRKISYEELWERTKKFAYALSDAGINPGDRIGVYLPNIPEYVTAFHGILCAGGVVVPMNPQYKSREIEHLLADSGAKAVVGLSELIGQVTEVQDETNIETIVSVGPTTKDAIEFETFLADDTLDVIDRADNEIAVQPYTSGTTGRSKGVLLTHSNLEFEARVSPQIHDGIAKTDKMLGVLPLFHIYGMTVTMLATLYGGGSYHLLSEWSAQETLDLISDEGITLMHAVPTMYNDLVNYAAAKDYSLETVRFANAGGSSLPREVIQRFEELFEPSLLEGYGLTETSPVTHANRLDDRRIGSIGKPLPGVESKIVNGNFEELPPVERGPVNDETNLENVVGELVIHGPNVMRGYHNLDDANEEVFTEEQTRRWFHTGDLGYRDEDGFFYIVDREKHMIVTGGYNVYPREIEELLFEHEGVADAAVVGIEDDRRGETVKAFVVPQSNDEVTPEKIKKYCLENLAEYKHPREVEFTNELPRTTTGKVQKFVLESEK, encoded by the coding sequence GTGACAAACCTTCTCACCACGATTGAGGAAACAGTCGAAGCAAGTCCTGAAGCGACAGCAATCGGATTCGAGAATCGGAAGATCAGCTATGAGGAGTTATGGGAACGGACAAAGAAGTTCGCGTACGCACTCTCGGATGCAGGTATTAACCCAGGGGATCGGATCGGGGTCTATCTCCCAAATATTCCGGAGTACGTGACCGCATTTCACGGTATACTCTGTGCTGGAGGAGTTGTCGTCCCAATGAATCCACAATACAAGAGCCGAGAGATTGAGCACCTACTCGCTGATAGTGGGGCAAAGGCTGTCGTCGGACTTTCAGAACTCATCGGACAGGTTACCGAAGTCCAAGATGAGACGAACATCGAAACGATCGTCTCAGTTGGACCCACCACTAAAGACGCCATCGAGTTTGAGACATTTCTTGCGGACGATACGCTGGATGTCATCGATCGGGCGGACAATGAGATTGCCGTTCAGCCATACACATCTGGAACAACTGGGAGATCAAAGGGTGTCCTCCTAACGCACTCCAATCTCGAGTTTGAGGCCCGTGTCTCTCCGCAGATCCACGATGGAATTGCCAAGACGGATAAAATGCTCGGTGTGCTACCCCTATTTCACATCTATGGTATGACTGTTACAATGCTAGCGACGCTCTACGGTGGGGGGAGCTATCATTTGCTGTCGGAATGGAGTGCACAAGAGACGCTCGATCTCATTTCAGACGAGGGAATTACGCTGATGCATGCCGTTCCTACGATGTACAACGATCTGGTAAACTATGCTGCTGCTAAGGACTACAGTCTCGAAACAGTCCGATTTGCCAATGCAGGCGGCAGTAGCCTCCCTCGAGAGGTGATACAGCGATTCGAAGAGCTATTCGAACCATCGTTGTTAGAGGGATATGGCTTAACGGAAACGTCACCAGTTACTCACGCTAACCGTCTTGATGATCGTCGAATCGGAAGTATTGGGAAGCCACTTCCAGGTGTCGAATCAAAGATCGTCAATGGAAATTTTGAGGAATTACCACCAGTTGAAAGGGGACCGGTAAACGATGAGACTAATCTGGAGAATGTTGTTGGAGAGCTAGTGATACATGGCCCGAATGTCATGAGGGGATATCACAACCTCGATGATGCGAACGAGGAAGTATTCACAGAGGAACAAACCAGACGTTGGTTTCATACTGGTGATCTCGGATACCGGGACGAAGACGGCTTCTTTTACATTGTAGATCGAGAGAAACACATGATCGTCACCGGAGGATATAATGTATATCCCCGTGAAATTGAGGAACTGCTGTTCGAACATGAAGGAGTAGCCGATGCTGCTGTCGTCGGTATCGAGGATGATCGTCGCGGCGAGACGGTCAAGGCGTTTGTCGTTCCTCAATCCAATGACGAAGTAACGCCCGAGAAAATCAAAAAATACTGTCTTGAGAATCTCGCGGAGTACAAGCATCCCCGTGAAGTCGAGTTTACTAATGAACTTCCGCGAACGACTACCGGGAAAGTCCAGAAGTTCGTGCTTGAATCAGAGAAGTAA
- a CDS encoding AI-2E family transporter — translation MTRPTEITIPTALLWLSGFIGMFVSQLYNAFLTILFVFFLLRDEQRIKEWGYENVLEGHPNLIRYIQAVNQGLKSVYFGYTLTMLAITIISAILYHALNLTALSGLAIPHPTLLAIATGLASVIPLVGRNLLYGAVLVYLSILALRSYLTLLWFPGLFFIVMNLAFDSIIRIYVRPSLSGRLFPIGLVMFAYLLGPPIFGWYGIFLGPFVMVVVVQFLREPLAILVSPLDE, via the coding sequence TTGACACGTCCAACAGAGATAACGATCCCAACAGCACTGCTCTGGCTCAGTGGCTTCATCGGCATGTTCGTGAGCCAACTCTACAATGCGTTTCTTACCATACTGTTCGTCTTCTTTCTCCTGCGCGATGAACAACGGATCAAAGAATGGGGTTATGAAAACGTCCTTGAGGGGCACCCGAACCTGATCAGATACATTCAGGCGGTCAATCAAGGTCTGAAGTCGGTTTATTTCGGCTATACGCTGACCATGCTAGCAATTACCATTATATCTGCAATACTCTATCACGCGCTCAACCTTACCGCACTATCCGGGCTCGCAATCCCTCATCCAACGTTGCTAGCGATTGCGACGGGACTGGCGTCGGTGATTCCACTGGTGGGACGAAACCTGCTCTATGGAGCTGTCCTTGTGTACCTCTCCATTCTCGCTCTCCGCTCTTATTTAACGCTCCTCTGGTTCCCCGGCCTGTTCTTCATCGTTATGAACCTCGCGTTCGATAGCATCATCCGAATTTACGTTCGACCGTCTCTGTCGGGACGGCTATTCCCTATCGGACTCGTCATGTTCGCCTACCTCCTTGGTCCACCCATCTTCGGCTGGTACGGCATCTTCCTCGGACCATTCGTGATGGTAGTTGTTGTTCAGTTTCTTCGCGAGCCATTAGCCATTCTTGTGTCCCCACTGGATGAGTAG
- a CDS encoding AbrB/MazE/SpoVT family DNA-binding domain-containing protein, protein MRRKAQQLGSSTLAVTVPAEWAHRHDLSKGDDLIVQRDENGNSLLITPDRPTSDDAATTIDADAMSADALLRAIITQYVLGRGLVHIEAETALETAHYDAVLDAEHRLMGLGIVEESPDHVTIRCSVAPDDFELPTLLGRFGRTEATIRTSAVEALLAGDAEAARQARTRSPQLEKLFFLFLRLVFTTYRNPRLNQAVGIDTGFPLIGYRSVAQDISLIAGIADDIAAIVEEGNPAPLESTTAEHVRDVHGALDEAATRTRDAVIDPTYDAVIDAREHLERVHDRSTAAIDHLEAERPEPLLALHRVHLLFERSARHTSDSLDVATHLAFRESPDVATWNE, encoded by the coding sequence ATGCGTAGGAAGGCCCAACAATTGGGTTCCTCGACGCTGGCAGTAACGGTACCCGCCGAATGGGCCCACCGCCACGACCTTTCGAAGGGCGACGACCTCATAGTCCAACGTGACGAGAACGGCAACTCGCTTTTGATCACGCCTGACCGGCCTACGAGCGACGACGCCGCGACGACCATCGATGCCGACGCTATGAGCGCCGACGCCCTCCTGCGGGCAATCATCACCCAATACGTCCTCGGGCGGGGGCTCGTCCACATCGAAGCCGAGACTGCACTTGAGACAGCTCATTATGACGCGGTGCTCGACGCCGAGCATCGCCTGATGGGACTTGGCATCGTCGAGGAGTCGCCTGATCACGTCACTATCCGCTGTTCGGTCGCACCTGACGACTTTGAGCTCCCAACCCTGCTAGGGCGGTTCGGACGCACGGAAGCCACAATCCGAACGAGCGCCGTCGAGGCGCTGCTAGCGGGCGACGCTGAGGCGGCTCGGCAGGCACGTACTCGAAGCCCCCAACTGGAGAAATTGTTCTTCCTCTTCCTTCGGTTGGTGTTTACGACCTACCGTAACCCCCGGCTCAATCAGGCGGTCGGGATCGACACGGGATTCCCGCTCATCGGCTATCGTTCGGTGGCCCAGGACATCTCACTGATAGCAGGGATCGCCGATGACATCGCAGCGATCGTCGAAGAGGGCAATCCGGCGCCACTCGAGAGCACCACCGCGGAACACGTCAGGGACGTTCACGGGGCACTCGACGAGGCCGCCACCAGAACGCGAGACGCCGTCATCGATCCCACGTACGACGCCGTTATCGATGCACGCGAGCACCTCGAACGGGTTCATGATCGATCGACGGCGGCCATTGATCACCTTGAAGCCGAGCGTCCCGAGCCGCTGCTCGCTCTCCATCGGGTTCACCTCTTGTTCGAACGCAGCGCACGCCACACATCCGACTCGCTGGACGTAGCGACCCACCTTGCCTTCCGGGAGAGCCCCGACGTGGCCACCTGGAACGAGTAG
- a CDS encoding acyl-CoA dehydrogenase family protein: MIDFVELEQDLSQEERTVRDEARKFVEEEVRPIIADHYLEGTFPTELISRLGDLGFYAPNLEGYGLSNVSETAYGLLMQELEAGDSGVRSMASVQGALVMYPIYAFGSEEQKKRWLPSMGKGDAIGGFALTEPEHGSDAGSMETQAERDGEEFVLNGEKRWCTNSPIADVLVVWARDTSSEGEPVRGFLVETDRDGLDIDTIDGKLSLRASSSGEFTMDGVRIPKENVLPGVSGMKGPLSCLTQARYGIAWGAVGAARDCFEEARTYATDREQFGKPIGGFQLQQEKLAEMATQITTSQLLVHRLAELKERGELRPQHVSMAKRNNVEMARDQSRIAREMLGGNGITAEYSPIRHMANMETVYTYEGTHDIHTLILGQDFTGISAFE, encoded by the coding sequence ATGATAGATTTCGTTGAGCTTGAACAAGATCTGAGTCAAGAAGAGCGGACGGTTCGAGATGAAGCTAGAAAATTCGTTGAGGAAGAAGTTCGGCCGATCATCGCAGATCATTATCTCGAAGGGACATTCCCTACGGAACTCATTTCCCGACTGGGGGATCTCGGTTTCTACGCACCAAACCTCGAGGGGTATGGCCTCTCGAACGTGAGCGAGACCGCCTATGGCTTGTTGATGCAAGAACTCGAAGCCGGCGATTCCGGTGTCCGATCAATGGCCAGCGTTCAGGGGGCACTCGTCATGTATCCCATTTACGCCTTCGGCAGCGAAGAGCAGAAAAAGCGGTGGCTCCCCTCAATGGGTAAAGGGGACGCCATTGGTGGATTCGCCTTAACCGAACCTGAGCACGGCTCGGACGCAGGGAGTATGGAGACTCAAGCCGAGCGCGATGGTGAGGAGTTCGTGCTGAACGGCGAGAAGCGCTGGTGTACGAACTCGCCCATCGCGGACGTGCTGGTCGTCTGGGCGCGCGATACGTCGAGCGAGGGCGAGCCGGTGCGGGGCTTTCTGGTCGAAACCGATCGCGACGGCCTCGATATCGACACGATAGACGGGAAGCTTTCGCTTCGGGCCTCCAGTTCGGGGGAGTTCACGATGGACGGCGTTCGGATCCCCAAGGAGAACGTGTTGCCCGGTGTGTCGGGCATGAAAGGACCGCTGTCGTGTCTCACGCAGGCGCGCTACGGCATCGCATGGGGTGCAGTCGGGGCGGCTCGGGACTGCTTTGAGGAGGCTCGTACGTACGCGACTGATCGCGAACAGTTCGGCAAGCCCATTGGCGGGTTCCAGCTCCAACAGGAGAAACTCGCCGAAATGGCGACCCAGATCACGACGAGTCAGCTGCTGGTCCATCGGTTGGCCGAGCTCAAGGAGCGCGGCGAGCTGCGTCCCCAGCATGTCTCGATGGCCAAGCGCAACAACGTCGAGATGGCGCGCGACCAATCGCGGATCGCTCGCGAGATGCTCGGCGGTAACGGGATCACCGCTGAATACTCACCGATTCGTCACATGGCGAACATGGAGACGGTCTACACCTACGAGGGGACCCACGACATCCACACACTGATTCTTGGTCAGGATTTCACCGGTATCTCCGCATTCGAATGA